agtcatgctatattctactgtttttataactcagccctgtttactctgttttgacatcttaaatgatattttgtgctgagcatcatattttactatgtcCGAGTGGCtcttagagatttctgactgagtagggctgagggactgtgttgtgaggttattatgggatagGGTTGCATGGCGTAGTAGTGTTGtattgatttatgattatgaggccgagggcctaagtttttatgccacgaggtggcttgatatgaggccgcgAGCctgttgattatgccacgagatgacttgatattgcgtttgcgccgtaaggggcccctcccggagtctgtacacccttagtgagtgcgggtacccagtgtgatatgcaatatagcccgaggggctgatgttgtttcatgttattgcccgaggggctgatttctgtttatattatgcccgaggggctaattttatgtgtttatcttttctcgctgctTCTCATTCActtgtttaattgttaaaagatgttttaaagagacttttactgaactaaggtgtttttacaagttttcactgTTCTATTGCATTGTATTGATATTATACTACCTCTTTATAGCATTTtactgtgttttacgtgttttcttatctctcagatgcttttacttttattactcactgagttggcgtactcacattactccctacatcCTGTGTGCCGATTCAGGAGCCTCGGGTcctgctagcgagtgttgattgcttccagcgggctattcggagttcactaggtagctactCGGCGTTCTTAgcctagtgtttctccctcctatctttattttcccttgtactggattctgtaatagactgtgtagtccttttcccatactcttagacttatgttagatgctcatgactggtgacactctGATGTCAGGCTGTTTTTATTTCTGCGTTGTtctatttcactttattttgggatttatcatcTGTTAAtgttttaaattgaattattataactgttaaaaATTGATTGGGAgtttgtgtcggttggccttgtttcccgataggtgctatcacgactggGTGCaatttagggtcatgacaagaaTTTCTGGCTCTGTCGTTGGTGGCATCGCCACTCGCCGGTGATCAATTCCGGCGAAGCAACAACTCGAGTGAGGAAGAGGCGGATTAAGCTTCAGGGGTGTTGTAATGGAGTAgttctgtcacgaccccggtttgccctccgtgaactatcgtgacggcacctagtctctatgactaggtaagcctaacaatacgAAATATAAACAAtaattgcggaagaaataattaaaaaccgaaatagtaaaatgaaacagtgtttaagGTTCCGCTTGGCAcatacaataacaactctcgaagctaacaacaattcccaaaacccggaatctcacgaatcacaagctaagagatacataagaagctctaactccggaaatgTCTAAACAAGGGGaaaatactgaagggctatacttattacagaaagatagaaagggactcctcggtctacggacgcgacagatatacctcaaagtctctacagAAACGCCTCCTCCCAAGGATGATAGaactgagtagaagtacctggatctgcacaacaaaaatgtgcagaagagtagcatgagcacaccacatcggtgcctagtaagtatcaagactaacctcggtggagtagtgatgaggaacagtcaagacacctactggtccaacaaactgtacaaatataggaacaacgggacatgatgtatatataaagactacacgaAAAGACTAACAATACTATAAACtcaataagagaaaaaaaaactgcAAGCAAcacaaaataccaaaataatgacatagaagagcgAGAAAAAATACAACTCAAATCCTATAGTGACAAtacagtaaaggtaagcaataactcagaTCCTACAACAGTGCTCACATCAGGTCTTATCCAACAATTTCCGAAAAATACCGAATCTCGGACAATTGCAACTCACAAGTCCCAGTAcctgaaatctaacacttggcatcttgtgccccCATCAGCCTCATGGTCATACTGACAACGCACTTGCTAACCAGGGCCACTCTTACATTTATAATAAGCAAATGAGGGTGTACATCTATACTCAGCAAAATCAGGAGGACTTCACATCCAATAGGTGTAttcaactacgtgtatgcttgtgcaagtgctctAACAAAATTCCTACCAGCTAGTAGACATAAGGAGAAGAGCAGACAACACATACGATGTTTCCTCCCAACTTCCACGAGATAAAGCTCATACCGGTAAGTATACCACAATCACAATATTAAACAAACAGGAATACCCCCAGGTCATCACAAGTCCtcacaatcaatccctgacataacccaccttgtctcgccacgtgtgcaaataataacataataagtgccCACTTTATTTCGCCACACGCGCATCAAGATGTTCCCACCTTATCTCGCCACATGCACAACCCATATATAAGCATATAAACATATCCCGCCTTGTCACGCCgcatgtgcaatatatcaatagtaACAATAGCACGACAAAGACCTCGTGCAACCCCTCAACAATAGCCGCACGACAGAGACATCGTGCACAATACAACCACAACCGCACGACAGAGACCTCGTGCACCAACAACCACAACCATACGACAGAGACCTCGTGCACCAATACAACCCACACAACAGTAACAGTGACAGTAATACAAAATATAGCAAGTGAATCCACTCCAAAACTTCAAATCACAGTGAATCAGTATAACCAGTTCACAAGAATAGCCACAGTAAAAATATGAAGGGCATAAAGGGTACAATTCAACAAAAGGGAAAATTAATATGTAATGACAACCCAAATAAACAAAATCAGTACAAGGAAGACAACACGAgtctagtagtcccaaataaaggcAAGTCGACAAATATATAGGTCATCTAAACTCCGTTTAAGGTGGGGATGTTACAAGAATATTTGGTAATTTCAGTTAAGGAAAGGTGATCTTAGCTGCACTTAAGACTAGGAGATTATAGGAGGGATGGCAATAACTCTCAGTAACACAGGCAGTTATGAAAAGGTAGCATGATGATAAGAGAGACGGAGTTCTTCAGCTAAATCAAACAAGATGATAATTAGGCAATAAGAGTAAATCATGCAGCAAACAATTCCAACTAAGCATGTAGAGACGAAACTAATAAGCATGAACTCAGCTATATCAAGAATAACTCCATACCTAGTGAATATaagaacctaagaaccctaaaaggctaACTATCTATAATTAAGTCTgggtacccactcgtcacctcacgtatacgAATttcaatcaacatagaagactcaatcctaaggggaagttccCCACAAaatgttaggcaagatacttacctcagaGATGACAACTCGGTACTCTAAAATGCGCTGCTGGGCGAAAAGACCTTTGGACAGCTCAAATCCAACTACAACAACTCCAAAACACACATAAATCGAATAAGGAACTATTTCGaataataaagtttcaatctttacaaaaatataaaaatcgacccaaaagtcgacccccgggcccgcacctcgggacccatcaaattttacaaaaatccgatcacccattccaaaatgagttcagccatacaaaatttatccaattccgataccatttggtccctcaaatcatgattttttcactttgaaatttttcttcaaaaaccaactctttccccaacccaaaacacaatttaaatgataaaaataagacaaattcatggaatatatttAATTCTAGTTGAAGAACACTTTCCTAATCGAATTTCATAAAAAAAACCCAACAAAAATCACCAAGAACCGAGCTCTAGAAGTTAAAatgtgatgaaaatggtgaaaccctTGATTTTGGGATATATTCTGTCTGCCCAGGTTTTTAtgcatcgcgaacgtgaagagagggccgtgttcgcgaagaagaaaagttAAGGCTGCCCAGgttgctcatcgcgaacgcggaggagAAAAATCCAAGACTTTGCGAACACGAAGGGAAggacacgaacgcgaagaaggaaaatgcaGGGCTTCACGAACGAGAAGAgaaggacgcgaacgcgaagaaggatttcgagGTGGTCAGCAACAAGGCAACGCGAATGCGAGAGGCTGTTCGCGATTGCGAAGAAGGATATCAAAAGCAGCAGAACAACAGTTCCATAAATGGGGAAAAAATACCCGTAGTCCACCCGGAAGACACCCGAGGCCCTTGAGGCCCCATCTAATctcacaaacaagtcacataacctaacatggactcgctcgaggtctcaaatcacatcaaacaatgctgaaatgatgaatcacaccatgaatcgaactatgaacttccaaaaccgatcaaatcaacccggaatgacgccaaatttcgCAGACAAGTCCAGAATAAAATGACagagctgctccaactctcggaatcacattccgacctcgatatcacaaaagtcaactatgggtcaaacttttccatttttcaaacttcaacttttccaactttcgccgaaatgcctctatttaccctacggacctccaaatatgAATCCGAacgcgcgcctaagtccaaaatcaccatacgaagctgttggaattatcaaaatttcattccggggccttttactcaaaagtccaattccggtcaaattctcaccgttcAAACTCCCAAAACTtcattccttcttccaattctactctgaatcatccattaaccgaattcaaccatgcacacaagttgATGCTCATATTACGAAGCTGTTCAAGACCTTACACCACTGATCGGAgattaaattctcaaaacgaccggccgggtcgttacatccttcccctcttaaaaccaacgttcgtcctcgaacgtgccaagattaGCCTCGAGTACTCAAGTCACTGAACGAACACTTCCAACATACACCcgcgggtgatcccacatcaccccaaTCCACGTAAACCTGAAGACACCATCTCAACTGAAATTTAGCCTTTCTAGTAATGCCAATAAGCCTTAAAACTAGAATTCTCATCTTCCATCCATTTTCAAAAGACCCGATTCTAAATATATACCCGGTATCAGTCTCAACCAGCTGCATCAATTCATACCAACACCCATATAGTACACCCTTACGACACGACACATCACATATAGGCCCATAGTAATATTTCTGATCACAATATTCGCCCGAAATCAAATTTAGCACCGGCCATAAGCCTCATATCCAATAGGAACCCGTTTCAAACCCCCACCACACTGGCGATGATACAATAATCATGAAAGCCACATAACTAAACATCTGAATCACCAAATCTTAGGTAATACGAATGGGCACACACCCACAAGCTGAAGCAAAGAACGAAAATGACTGACTATGGGAAGGGAAACACATAAGGGAACTACCAAACAAGCTAGACAAGCACAAATTTTCTATCAACACTCATCTACAAAACAATCTGACAAGAAAGAATTAAGGCATATAAAAGAATCACAAGGCTCTCACACTGATATAACTCCCACCGCGGTACACAACTCGGCCTCAACatatcaaaacacatgaaatcaTGAGGGTCCCGCCCTCCACCCTAAATCACAAGTAGGGTACACATCAAATCAGCTGGGAACTCTCACTAGATCAATTCAGTCATCGAGGTTAGAACACGTACTGGGTCCTACACTAGTGAAGCATAAAAATCACAGCTTGTAGCTAAAGATACtcaaaaatcacatcaaacctACCGAAATGGACAACAGGAATTTACTACTAGTCACATAACTCCAGACAATGGCTAGAAACAGATGATAGACACAGCTATCACTCATAGAACCTCCCAACAGGGTAATCACATAAATAGAGTGCTAatcatgaaatgcacccataaatAGAGCAACAAATAGGGAAACTCACCCCGATAAGCAAAACTGTAATGAACTACGGATGGTGCTCTTCTATAACAAACCGAAATCATACCTGAATGAAATTCAACTTGCGCGGCGGCCTTAAGCCTACTATATGAAACACATCAATGAGCCGTGCCTCCCCCTCTTGGGCACCCTCTACTTGCCTGAATACCTTGCTGTGACACATTGGCTCGAAGTCTGGGACAATCTCTTACCATATAGCTAGTATCTTCACACTCAAAGAAACCTCTCTACTGACGAGGCTATGGAAACTATGTGGTACAGGCACTACGAGAGCCATGAACACCTGAGTCACTATGCAAAGCCTAAAGCGCGAACTGAACTGGCTGACCCATAAAACCTCTACCATATCGCACCatgcctccaaaataaggaccagcagAACTTCCGGGTCTACGAGGCTTCCTCGCCTCCTCAAACTCTCTCTCTTGATCTTCTCTGCCCTCTCTCTCATGGCCCCGCCTGTCCTCTCTCTCCCTACCATGCATACCCTCTCTTCTTCTATCAATtttcaccacctgctgataagaaatatctatctccaacttatgagccatgctagacccgATGTTGGGATTAagaccctcaataaaccggcgaaccctttcgcgaacagtagaaaccaaggttggggaATGTCTAGCCAAGTTGGTGTAACGAATATCATACTCcaagacagtcatagtaccctggcacaaatgctcaaactct
This sequence is a window from Nicotiana sylvestris chromosome 3, ASM39365v2, whole genome shotgun sequence. Protein-coding genes within it:
- the LOC138887501 gene encoding uncharacterized protein, whose amino-acid sequence is MGISESSGVSFTTFQLRGAAYEWWRTYELDSPDEAVSPTWTQFSDMFLREFIPQSLKDVWHAEFEHLCQGTMTVLEYDIRYTNLARHSPTLVSTVRERVRRFIEGLNPNIGSSMAHKLEIDISYQQVVKIDRRREGMHGREREDRRGHEREGREDQEREFEEARKPRRPGSSAGPYFGGMVRYGRGFMGQPVQFAL